The nucleotide window CCGCGTAATCGGTCAGACCGTCCTGGGTCGCAAGCTCGGGGAACAGCGCGAGGATTTCCTCGCGTGTCGCCTCACCCATAGATCCCAGGCTCTGATCGCCGGGCTGGAAGCTTTCGGTCCAGGCCCCGTCGGACAGAACGACCTCGTGACGGTCGAACATGAAGTGGATGTAGGTGGTCCGCATCGCATCCACGACACTGACGCCCTGCTTGCCGACCAGGTGCTTGGCCGCCACCAGAACTTCGCTTTCGTCGAAGTAGAGTTGCGGCGTCTCGCCCGTGACCAGCACGCGGTGTTGCGGGCTGACCAGCATGTCCCGTTCGGGCAGATTGTGCCCGAGCGAGCCTGCCTTCACGAGGATCGGCTTCATGTTCGGCGCTTCGGCCAGTTCGGTGCGGTTCAGCGTCCGGCTGCCGGTCCAACGGATCTCCTGGATGCCGTTGTCGCGGGTGATGACCTTGTCGCCTTCGCGCAGGCTTTCGACCGGCACTTCCCCTTTCGGCGTGGCGATCATGGCCCCCGGCGTGAAGCAGGGGATGACATTCTCGATCTCCTTGAACGTCAGGCGGCCCGATTCTTCGGTCTGCGTGTCGTCCGTGTAGAAGATCACGGTGCCGGATTCACCCGGCTCACCGCCCGGATCGACCGCATCGTCGAAGATCACCTTGAGCGAGCCCGAGCCGGTGAGGTCAAGGACATCCTCATCCTCGTCATCGGGGTCTTCCCCGCCGACGATCGTATCGCCCACGCCTTCCTGGTAATCTCCGGTCCCGTTGGGATCGGTGAAGGTGCCGACATTGAACGTGTCGTTGCCGAAGCCACCGTCAAGGCTGTCCGCCCCTTGGCCGCCGACAATCACGTCGTTGCCTTCGCCACCCAGCACGGTGTCGTCGTCGATGCCGCCGTCCAGCGTATCGTCGCCTTCGCCGCCGTCGATCAGGTCATTGTCGTCTTCGCCGTTGACCACGTCGTCGCCCGCGCCGGCATTGATCGTGTCATCGCCGTTGTCGAGGATCGGATCGCCGGTGAAGCCGTCATTCGGCTCGTCGATGAAGTTGGCCGCAGGATCGCCGACGCCGCCGTCGATGGTGTCATCGCCGTCACCGCTGTCGATGCTGTCGCTGCCTTCGCCGCCGACTATGCTGTCATTGCCGTCACCGGTGGTGATGGTGTCCGCATCGGTGCCGCCGTCGATCACGTTGTCACCATTGCCCGCGTCGATCACGTCAGCGTCGTCACCGGAATTGATGGTGTCGTCGCCGTCACCGGTGGTGATGGTGTCCTTGTTGTCGTCCGGATCGGCATCCGGGGGCGTCACGATGAACGGACCGGTCAGGCCGCCCGTCGGGATCGGCACGCCGAGATCCGGATCGAAGGAGCCGGGATTGTCGGAGTTGATGACATTGTCGCCGTCGAGATCGGTGATGCTGTCCGCGCCGGTTCCGGCCGTCACGGTATCGTCACCCTCGCCGCCGTCGATCACGTCATCGCCGGAGCCGCCGGTCAGGCTGTCGTCGCCGGTGCCGCCGTCGAGCGTATCGTCACCCGCGCCGCCCGTGACGCTGTCATCGCCGTCGCCGCCCGAGACGACATCGTCGCCTTCGTTGCCGCGCACGGTGTCATCGTCGTCACCGCCGTCGATGGTGTCGTCGCCTTCACCGCCGAGGATCGAGTCATTGCCCTCGTCCCCGTCAATGCTGTCGTCGCCATCATCTGCGCCGCCGTCGATCACGTCGTCGCCGGTGCCACCGGATACGGTATCGGCGCCGAGGCCCGCGTCGATGGTGTCATTGCCACCATTGCCTTCGATGACATCGTCGATGCCATCGTCGCCGTCGATCTGATCGCCGCCACCATCGGTGGGGGCGTTCGCGTCGTCATAGCCCGGGCCCATCAGCTCGCCGAACTCCTCGCCGTCGACGATGCCGTCGGCTTCCTTCGGGGGCAGCAGCAGCGTTTCGATCTCGGCGAAGGTGACTTCGACCCATTCGTCCTCGTCGTTCTTCACCTCGACGGTGCCGGAGGTCGAGTCGCCGTCGCCATCGACCGTTTCCACCAGGTTCCGGTAGGAGACGAAATCGGTCAGGTCGAGCGTGTCACGGTCATCGCCATTGCCGGAGCCGTCGGCGAAGATGGCGGTGTCGTTCTCGCCGTCGCTGTCGACCTCGTCCTGGTCGATGATGATCGTGTCGCTGTCGCCGCCGCCGATGATACTGTCGCCCGCGCCGCCGATGATAAGGTCATCGTCGCCGTTGCCTTCCAGCGTATCGTTGCCGCGACCGCCTTCCAGCGTGTCATCGCCGAAGTTGCCCTGGATGCTGTCGTCCCCATGGTCGCCCAGCAGGCTGTCATCGCCCTGGCCGCCGGAGATCTCATCATCATCCACACCGCCGTCGATCGTATCGTTGCCGGTGCCGCCGGTGATGGTGTCGTCATCGTCCTGACCGAAGATCAGGTCGTTGCCAGCGCCGCCGTCGATCAGGTCGGCGTTATTGTCGGTCAGCGGATCGGGACCGAACGGGGCGCCGAAGCCATCATCGGCCAAGTTCACGCCATCGGGTGCCGGCGTTTCCAGACCGCCGAAGATGGTGTCGTCGTCACCGCCACCGGACAGGACGTCATTGCCTTCGGACCCGATGATCAGATCTTCACCCGCACCACCCTGCACAGTGTCGTCGTCGATGCCCGCGTCAACGGTGTCGTTACCGGTGCCCGCGTCGATCAGGTCGGCATCGTCACCGGTGGAGACGACGTCGTCGCCTTCGCCAGCAAAGACCGTGTCCTTATCATTGTCGGGGTCCGCATCGGGGTCGACGGGCGGGATCGGGCCGTAGCCGGGCCAGCCGGTATCCAGCAGATCCTCGGACCCGGACGTGTCGATGGTGTCGTTGCCGCCACCGCCGATCACGCTGTCATTGCCGTCGCCGCCGGTGATCGCGTCATCATCCGCGCCGCCGTCAAGTACATCGTCGCCTTCGCCACCGTCGAGCGTGTCGTCACCGCCGCCACCGCGCACAGTGTCGTCGCCTTCGTCGCCCGACAGGTCGTCGCCATCGGGCGATGCGCCGCCGTCGATCACGTCGTCGCCGGTGCCGCCCGAGACGGTGTCGGAGCCCTGGCCCGCGTTGATCGTATCATCGCCGCCATTGCCTTCGATCACATCGTCGTTGCCATCGTCGCCGTCGATCTGGTCGCCGCCACCATCGGTGGGGGCGTTGTCGTCGTTATAGCCCGGCCCCATGTTCTCGCCGAACTCTTCGCCGTCCACGACGCCATCGGGCGGGGTCGGGTCCGCGCCCACTTCGATCGTGTGAACCGCGCTGTCGGTGCCGCCATTGCCGTCGGAGATGGTATAGGACACGGTCGCCGTACCCTCAAACCCATCGGCGGGCGTAAACAGGTAATTGCCGCCGCCCTGATCTTCGAGCGTGCCCTGTTCGGCGGGCACGGTGGCCTCGGTCACGGTCAGGCTGTCGCCATCCAGGTCCGTGTCATTGTCGAGCAGGTCGATGGAAACTGGCGTCTCGAAATCGGTGCTGTCGCTGTCGTCCACGGCATCGGGATCGTCGTTCACCGGGTTCACCGTGAAGGTGATCGTTCCCGTATCGGTGCCGCCATTGCCGTCGGACACGGTGTAGGTGACTTCATCGGTGCCGTTGAAGTTCGGATCAGGCTCGTAGGTATAGGTGCCGTCACCGTTGTCGGTCAGCGTACCGTTGGCCGGATCGGTGATGTCGGTCACGGTCAGCGTGTCGCCATCATCGTCCGTGTCATTGTCGGTCGGGTTGAAGGTGACGCTGTCATCCTCGTCCACCTCGATCGGGTCGTCATTCGCCACGGGGCCATCGTTCACACCGGCCACATCCACGGTCACAAGGCCCGTATCGGTGCCGCCATTGCCATCGGCGATGGTGTAGGTGATCTCGGCCACGCCGTTGAAATCGTCGGCCGGCGTGAATTCCAGCTTGTTGTCGACGATATCGACCGTGCCTTGCGCCGGATCGACGGTCGCGGAAATGATCGTCAGATCATCGCCATCCGCATCGGTGTCATTCTCCACAGCGTCGATTGTGACGGTCGTATCCTCGTCGGTGGAGGCACTGTCATCCACGGCAACGGGGCCGTCATTGACCGCACCCACGGATACGATCGCCTCACCCTCATCGGTACCGCCATTGCCGTCGGACACGGTATAGTTGATCGTGACCGGCCCGTTATAGTTGAGCGCAGGTGTGAACGTCACCGTGCCGTCGCCATTGTCGACAACCTCACCCAATGCCGGATCGACGGAGACGGAGGCCAGCTCAAGCGTGTCGCCGTCCACATCGGTGTCGTTGCCAAGCAGGTCGACCACAACCGCGACGTCCTCATCGGTCGTCTCGATGTCATCTACCGCAACCGGATCGTCGTTGACCGGCGTGACGGTCACGTTGACCGTGGCGGTGTCGGTGCCGCCGTTATTGTCGGTCACGGTATAGGTGATCTCGGCCGGACCGTTGTAGTTTTCCGTGGGCGTGAAGACCAATTCATTGCCGATAACCTCGACCGTACCCTGGGCCGGATCGACCGTGGCCCCCACGATCTCCAGCGTGTCGCCGTCGGGATCGCTGTCATTGTCGAGCACGTCGATGGTGATGGGCGTGTCTTCGTCGGTGGTGGCGCTGTCGTCCTCGGCCACCGGGCCGTCATTCACAGCGCCAACCGAGACAACGGCCTGACCATCATCTGTGCCGCCATTGCCGTCGGACACGGTGTAGTCGATCGTCACCGGCCCGTTGTAGTCGGGGGCAGGCGTGAACGTGACCGTGCCGTCGCCATTGTCGACAACCTCACCCAATGCGGGATCGACGGAGACGGAGGCCAGCTCAAGCGTATCGCCGTCCACATCGGTGTCGTTGCCGATCAGGTCGATCACGACACTTTCGTCCTCCATCGTGGACGCGCTGTCATCCACGGCGACCGGGTCGTCGTTGACCGGCGTGACCGTCACCGTGACCTCGGCGGTGTCGGTGCCGCCATTGCCATCGGAGATGGAGTAGGAAATCGTCGCTTCGCCGTTGAAATTCTCGGCCGGCTCGAACAGCAGCTCGCCACCGACGATGGACACAACGCCCTGATCCGCGGGAACGGATGCGCCGGTGATCTCCAGCGTGTCGCCATCCACGTCGGTGTCGTTGTCCAGCACGTCGATGGTGATCGGCGTGTCTTCATCGGTGGTCACGGAATCGTTCACCGCGTCGGGCGCGTCGTTCACCGGGGCCACGTTGAAGGTCACGGTGGCCGTGTCGGTGCCGCCATTGCCGTCGGAAATGGTATAGGTGACGGTGTCGGTCCCGTTGAAATCTGGATCGGGCGTGTAAGTGAAGGTGCCGTCGCCATTGTCGGTCAGCGTACCGTTGGCCGGGTCGGAGATATCGACCAGCACGGGCGTGTCACCATCGGGATCGCTGTCATTGCCAAGCGGATTGAAGGTCGCCGTGGTATCCTCGTCCAGGTCGACCGTATCGTCCATGGCATCGGGATCTTCGTTGTAGCGTTCGCCGCGGATTTCTTCGATCTCGATGAAGGTCATCTCACCGGTGACGCTGCCATCGGTGGGGTCGATGAACTGGATCGTGCCGGAGGTGGAGTTTCCGTCGGCATCATTGGTCTCGTTGATGATGCGGAACGGGCCTTCGCCGGTCAGGTCCAGGACGTCGAGGTCATTCGCGTCGCCCGGCGCGCTGGAGCCGGTGCCGCCATCGGCAATGTCGCCATCGTCGCCGCCGACGATCGTGTCGGCATCGTCGCCGCCCGACAGCTCGTCCATGCCGATGCCGCCGGTCAGGATATCGTCGCCGCCTTCGCCGAAGATCGTGTCGTCGCCTTCGTTGCCCATCAGGACATCGTCGCCCGCGCCGTTGCCCACATCGCCCGGCACGTCGAAATAGACGTCCGTGATGTTGATACCGGAATTGTTGCCGCCATCCTGGCTGTGGTCGATGATGATCGTGGACACGGGGCCCGGGATCGTCACGAGGACGGAGTAATCGGCCGATGTATCGGGCTGGTAGCCGCCATTGGAATCCGCCGTGTCGTTGCCGGCCACGCCATCGGTGTCCAGAAGCGTCAGGTTGGACCCGGCCTCCAGCTCGACCGTGATCGGGTTGCCCGCCGCATCCAGCGCGGTGATCTTGACGATCCCGTCGCCGTCGATGTCGTTCACGCGGAACGAGACGTTTTCGACCGGGTCGGAGAAGTCCAGCTCATAGCTGGCCTCGTTGCCGTTGCCATTGGTCGTGCTGTCATAGGACGACGTGTCGTCGATTGTCTCGGTGCCGGTGTCGATGCCCGTGACGTTCTGCTGGTCGGAGGCGACTTCGTCTTCCACACCCGCATCGGCGGTCACAACGCGGAAATCCACGGTGACGGAGCCGGTATCCTGCGAGAAGGAATCCGCCGTGCCATCGGGCACCGAATTCCACTCAAAGCTTTCGCGCACGGTCGGCGTCGCGGGGCCACCGTTATCGCCGTAAATCAGGTCATCGCCGACATTGCCGGAAATCGTATCGTTGTCGCCGCCGCCGAAGACAGTGTCGTCGCCAAGGCCCGCGTCGATCTCGTCATCGCCGCCATTGCCCATGATCACATCGTCAATGCCATCGGCCCCGTCGATGATGTCGCCACCGCCATCGGTGGGCGCGTTGGAATCGTCGTAATCCGGTTCCATCACCTCGCCGAAATCCTCACCGTCGACGATGCCATCGGGATCGGCCGGGATCGTGTCGTCGGTGGTGTAAAGCGCCACGTAGTCGATGGAGCCCTGGAATTCCTTGTCGTAGACGCCATCGTCCTTTTCACGGGCGCCGAAGGTGAACTCCTCGTCGTCATTGTCCGTCAGGTCGAAGGTCAGCCCGGTCTCTTCGGTCACCAGCGTCTCGGACGCCCCGGTCGTCAGGTTTTCCACGATCAGCTGTGCGCCGGTCGCGCTGTCGAAGACGTACTTCACGTTGATGACATCCCCGGGCGAAAAGAAGCCGGAGGAGGTGCACAGCGTCGCTTCCGCGTTGCCATTGTCGGTGTTGTGGTAGGACTGGACCTGGCCGTCGTTGGTCACGCGGATCTCGAAGAAGCCTTCGTCATCCTCGTCGATATGCTTCTCGCCGCGCGACAGGATGACGTCTTCGGAACTGCCGGAATGCGCCGATTGCGTGAACTGGACCTCCAGCGTCCCCTTGTCGAGGTTGAACTGCTCGTCATCGGCCGAGGTGCTGCTGTCGGCATTGACGTCGAACACCGTGGGGCTCGAATTCGTGCCGCCGCCGACGTGAAGCTGGTCGTTGGAGAAGGTGGGCGATTGACCGTTGCCGTCGATGGCATTGCCGTTCTGGGCGATCCCGTCATCCAGCCCCGTATCGGCGGTTTCGTTGCCGCTGCGGAAATCCCACAGGCCGATCAGCTGATCCAGGTTGGACGGCTCGTTAAAATTCGTCATCTCGCACTCTCCTAATCGCCGACGTCTGAGCCGGCCCTCCCACGCGCAGGGCGTGGGTCAACACAAGTCAACTGTACATGCGACGACGCGAGGCTAAGGGCGGCACGCAGCACAATGATCCGACTAGAAGGAGGATGAGGTTACGGGTGGCAGACCCGCATTACGGCACACAGGTGATCTCTGGAGAAGATCGCCGGTCTATCGTTCGTTCCCGAGCCCGGTCTTCGACCGGATATTGTTACGGCAACACCCCTCCCGCATCTACAGCGGTCATCGTGTGCGGCCGCCCCCGTGGCCTATTGCAGACATCGCCCCCCAGTTGGGCTGAAAGTGGAATAGCGGAAAATTTGACGGGATTAGAAGGGAAATTTTCGGGGATTGCGTCAGGAATAGGGCTGAAAGTGGTAAATGACGGCCTCAATCTAAGGCTGAATCCGGGCCGATTGTTTCGCTTCCGTAAATGAACGCCGCGGGGGGCACCCGATCATAGGCGGCCATCCGCCTGTCTTTCATGGCAAATCATCCAAAAGCTCTGGCAATCCAGTTTAACCATCACCGAAGATTGTCCACGTACCGGTGACAAACGTTAACTTACCCAACGGAAACAGTGTGTGTCACGAACCGTTGGGAATGCCCTCCGACCGACCTGTCCTTTTAGACATGTCACAAAGGTACTTATTCCGTTTTGGCCGCGAATCGAGTGACGCGGGACGCCACGAAACACGCGCGCGCCGCGACGCGCCCGCAAGGGGCGATCCAAAGACGTGATCTAGTCGGCGATAAAATGCATGGTACCCGCGGTCGGACTCGAACCGACAAGCCTCGCGGCGGGGGATTTTGAATCCCCTGCGTCTACCAATTCCGCCACGCGGGCCCGACGCCCCGCTTACCCCCGCAATTTTGCCGCGTCAACGGCTGCTGACCCGCGCTTGACCCCCCTGCCCCGATGCGGCACGTCAGGCGGCGAATGATTGTCAGGATACGCGATGCTACGCCGCCTTTACGACTGGACCATGGGGTTTGCGGGCCATCGCCACGCTTTGTGGGTCCTGGCAATCGTCAGCTTCGCCGAAAGCTCCGTCTTTCCAATTCCGCCCGACGTCCTGATGATACCGATGATCCTTGCGCGCCCGTCGCGCGCGTGGCTGATCGCGGGCGTGTGTCTCGTGGCCTCGGTCCTGGGCGGGCTTCTGGGTTACGCGATCGGCTACTTCGCGTTCGAGGAGATCGGCCGCCCGATATTCGAAGCGTTGGGCAAGGTCGAACGGATCGAACAATTCAACGAACGCTTCAATGATTTCAGCTTCTGGCCGGTCCTGATCGCGGGCCTGACGCCCTTTCCCTACAAGGTCATCACGATCATGTCGGGCTGGACGGGCCTGCCCCTAGCGACTTTCATCGCCGCGTCCGTGGTGGCCCGCGGGTTGCGGTTCTTCATCGTTGCCGCCCTTTTGTGGAAATTCGGCGCCCCGATCCGCGACTTCATCGAAAAGCGTCTGGGCCTGATGTTCATCCTGTTTTGCGTCCTGCTTGTCGGCGGCTTCTATGTGTTGAGGTATCTGTGACCCTCACCCGCCGTCATCTGATCGCCATCGCCGGTGCCGGGTCCCTTGCCCTGTTTCTCGGGGCGCTCGCCTTTGAATATATCGGCGGGCTTCTGCCTTGTGCGATGTGCCTGTGGCAGCGGTGGCCGCACCGGATCGCCATCGGCCTTGCCCTTGTCGGTGTGATGGTGCCCAACGCGATCATCGCGTGGTTGGGCGCGCTCAGCATGGTAGTGAATGCGGGCATCTCGCTGTTGCACACGGGGGTGGAGCGGGCTTGGTGGCAAGGCCCGCAGGTCTGCGGCGCATCGGCGGCGCAGGACCTCGGCTCGCTTTCGGTCGATGAATTGTTCGACACGACGTCCGGGCCCCAGCTGGTTCTGTGTAACGAGGCCGCGTGGACATTCGCGGGGCTCAGCATGGCAAGCTGGAATGGAATTTTCTGCCTGATCCTGGCCGCGATCTGGATCATGGCCGCCCGCCGCCCGGCCTAACGCATCCGTCGCGTCAGGCCCGCCGCCCGCCCTTGCGCGTGTTCAGAAGCAGCGAGGTCTCCGACGTCTCAACCCCGTCGACCCGGCGAATGTCGAACAGCACGCGGTCGAAGGCTTCCAGCGTATCGGTGCCGATCTCCACGATCAGATCCCATTTGCCATTGGTCGAATGCACCTCTTTGACCGCCGCGTTGCCCGTCAGGCGATGCATCACGCGCTCCGCCCCCGGCCCGGAAATGGCAAGCATCATCAGCCCGCGCACCGGCGCGTCCATCAGGTCATGGGCCGTCTGCACCGTGAAGCCCCGGATCACTCCCGCCGTTTGCAGCTTCTCCATCCGCGCGCGCACCGTCGCCCGCGACAGTCCAAGCGCCGCCCCAAGATCGGAGAGGGACGCCCGCCCGTCGCGGCGCAAGGCCGCCAGCAGTTTCTGATCCGTATCGTCCATATCGGCGGCATAATCCGCCAATTTGTGAAAGTCACGCGCGTTTTGCGCGATCTGACGGCTTCCCGATCACCCGGACCGGACGCCAAAAAGGGCGAAACATCTATCCGGAAGGGCCTTCCCATGTCTCGAACCTGTCTTCTGATCGGCGCGCCGGTCGATAGCGGCAAAGATCGTCGCGGCTGCATCATGGGCCCCGACGCCTATCGCACCGCCGGTCTGGCAAAGACGTTGAACGATCTCGGGCAGGACGTACGCGACCTGGGCAACCTGCACCCTGCCCCGATCCGCGATGTCACCGGTCCAGCCCACCTCAAGGCGCTGCCGCAGACCGTCGCGTGGTGCGAGGCGCTGACCGACGCCGCGCGGGACGCGATGGGCCAGGGCCTGCCGATCTTCCTGGGCGGGGACCATTCGCTGTCCATGGGCTCTGTCGCGGGCGTGGCGGCGCATGCATCAGCAGTGGGGCGACCGCAATTCGTCCTGTGGCTCGACGCCCATTCGGATTTCCACACGCCGCGCACCACGACCTCGGGCAATCTGCACGGCACGCCGGTGGCCTATCTCACCGGTCAGCCCGGCTTCGATGCCTTTCCGCCCGTCCCCGCCCCGGTCCCGGCGGAGAATGTCTGCATCATGGGCCTGCGTTCCGTCGATCCGGAGGAACGCGCGGCGCTCGCCGATCTCCCCGTCGACCTCCACGACATGCGCGCGATCGACGAGACGGGCTTCGCAACCCCGCTCAGCGCATTCCTCGCGCGGGTGGCGGCGGCGGACGGCCTGCTCCATGTCTCGCTCGACGTGGATTTCCTCGACCCCTCCATCGCGCCCGCCGTCGGCACCACCGTCCCCGGCGGTGCCACGTTCCGGGAGGCACATCTGGTGATGGAAATGCTCCACGAAAGCGGCCTCGTAACCTCCCTCGACCTGGTGGAGCTGAACCCGTTTCTCGACGAACGCGGGCGCACCGCGTCGCTCATGGTGGACCTGACCGCGTCGCTCATGGGCCGCAAGGTCTTCGACCGCCCCACGCGCAGCTTCGACGGGAGGGTCGCGGCATGACCCTTCCCGAACCCTCCGCCCGCGCTTTCGTCCCCTTCGTCTCCGTCGCCAACATGATGGCGCTGATCCACCATATCGGGCTAGAACGAATGCTGGTGGAGCTTGCCGACGCGATCGAGGCTGACTTCCGCCGCTGGCCGCTGTTCGACAAGACGCCCCGCGTGGCCGCCCATTCGCCCGATGGCGTGATCGAGCTGATGCCGACCTCCGACGGCACGCAATACGGGTTCAAATACGTCAACGGCCATCCGCTGAACACGCGCGACGGGCTTCAGACCGTGACGGCATTCGGATTGCTGGCCGATGTCGATACCGGCTATCCCACCTTGTTGAGCGAGATGACGGTCCTGACCGCTTTGCGCACCGCGGCGATGTCGGCCATGGCGGCCCGCCACCTTGCCCCCAGGGACGCGCGCGTAATGGCGATGATCGGAAATGGCGCGCAATCCGAATTCCAATGCCACGCCTTCAAATCCGTCTGCGGGGTGGAGGAGGTGCGCCTCTACGACATCGACGCGGACGCGACCGCAAAGGCCGTGCGGAACCTTGCAGGCAGCGGGCTGCGCGTCATCCCCTGCGCCACGCCCGAAGACGCCGTGGAAGGCGCGCAGATCGTCACGACCTGCACCGCCGACAAGCAATGCGCCACGATCCTGACCGACAACATGGTCGGCGCGGGCGTGCACATCAACGCCATCGGCGGCGACTGCCCCGGCAAGACAGAGCTTCACCGCGACATCCTGCTGCGGTCCGACATCTTCGTGGAATACCCGCCCCAGACCCGGGTGGAGGGGGAGATCCAGGCCCTGCCAGACGACCATCCGGTGACGGAGCTTTGGCAGGTGATCGAGGGTCAGGCGACGGGCCGCCGCGATCCCCGCCAGATCACGCTGTTCGATTCGGTGGGGTTCGCGGTCGAGGATTTTTCCGCCCTGCGCTACGTGCGGGAGAAGCTGCGCGGCACGGATTTCTACGACCGGCTCGACCTGCTGGCCGACCCCGACGATCCGCGGGACCTGTTCGGGATGCTCCAGCGCGCCCGCCCCGCACCTTAGCGCGCGGGTCGCCAGAAGAACCCACCGGCTTGACGCGTGGATCCCGCGCGCCTCAGTGAACCGTGAATTCGCCCGTCACGTTGCGCCACTGCCCCGGCGCGATCACCTTGCGATGGGTGAAACGGACCGAGTGCAACGGCCCCTCGATCTCGTCATGCCAGAAGGCAATGAATTCGAACAGCTTCGGATAATCCGGGGCCAGGTCGTAGTCCTGCCATACGAAGGTATTGAGAACATTGCGATAATCCGGCATCCGGTAGATCATTTCAGCCGTGGTCAGCCCGTATCCTTGCAGCATCAGCTCGGTCTCGGTCATTTGGCACCTCTTGAATGTTGCCTCCGCTCGTTCATCCAGATTGCCGCGAAATCGGTTACTGTCAAAGAAAACAATGTGTTAGCACGCATGACTGGGCGCTGCCAAAATCCCGCCTCGGCATTGCGCCCCATATCCCGTGCGGATATAGTGAGAGCCAACAAAATATAGCGTAACGCGCAAGCGACAGGCGGACATATGACCGATACACCGGAACCCCCTGAATCCGATGGGGAAACCCGCCCCGAGCGGCCGCAATATTCCGGCCCCTCGATCGACATCTCGGCGGAGATGAAGACCTCGTTCCTCGACTACGCCATGTCGGTCATCATCTCCCGCGCGATCCCGGATCTGCGCGACGGGTTGAAACCGGTGCACCGCCGCATCCTGTTCGCGATGCACGAGACGGGGAATACCCACGACAAGTCCTACCGCAAATCCGCGCGGCCTGTGGGTGACGTGATGGGCCAATACCACCCCCACGGCGA belongs to Hasllibacter sp. MH4015 and includes:
- the rocF gene encoding arginase; translated protein: MSRTCLLIGAPVDSGKDRRGCIMGPDAYRTAGLAKTLNDLGQDVRDLGNLHPAPIRDVTGPAHLKALPQTVAWCEALTDAARDAMGQGLPIFLGGDHSLSMGSVAGVAAHASAVGRPQFVLWLDAHSDFHTPRTTTSGNLHGTPVAYLTGQPGFDAFPPVPAPVPAENVCIMGLRSVDPEERAALADLPVDLHDMRAIDETGFATPLSAFLARVAAADGLLHVSLDVDFLDPSIAPAVGTTVPGGATFREAHLVMEMLHESGLVTSLDLVELNPFLDERGRTASLMVDLTASLMGRKVFDRPTRSFDGRVAA
- a CDS encoding ornithine cyclodeaminase, coding for MTLPEPSARAFVPFVSVANMMALIHHIGLERMLVELADAIEADFRRWPLFDKTPRVAAHSPDGVIELMPTSDGTQYGFKYVNGHPLNTRDGLQTVTAFGLLADVDTGYPTLLSEMTVLTALRTAAMSAMAARHLAPRDARVMAMIGNGAQSEFQCHAFKSVCGVEEVRLYDIDADATAKAVRNLAGSGLRVIPCATPEDAVEGAQIVTTCTADKQCATILTDNMVGAGVHINAIGGDCPGKTELHRDILLRSDIFVEYPPQTRVEGEIQALPDDHPVTELWQVIEGQATGRRDPRQITLFDSVGFAVEDFSALRYVREKLRGTDFYDRLDLLADPDDPRDLFGMLQRARPAP
- a CDS encoding usg protein, which produces MTETELMLQGYGLTTAEMIYRMPDYRNVLNTFVWQDYDLAPDYPKLFEFIAFWHDEIEGPLHSVRFTHRKVIAPGQWRNVTGEFTVH